Proteins encoded together in one Prunus dulcis chromosome 3, ALMONDv2, whole genome shotgun sequence window:
- the LOC117621135 gene encoding pentatricopeptide repeat-containing protein At4g35850, mitochondrial, with translation MRLLQSITGQCRPVLLRALGRRYLAAASTEEYAKRNYASNVSEYNTVLNSLNAQRRHFLLRDVYDDMMLDGVQPDQDTFKSLILGTMKGSSLQDAFYFADQMKNMGLAPDVNSYNILITLCGKCKHSDKAIQILEDMKKFDVKPKVQTYMCLLNACAATGHLDRVYAIVRDMTAAGLGLNKFCYAALITALRNKTPLPDDFGTKIIEFVERSKEWTSVEESSMTAENVMMDITEEELYNMPTAEYARRRGFLNRQLTVYHAALHACADLRNVEVMEALLGMLEKDGKTPDLFIVMQKMRCYLQSGDIDRGLKTFDDYMKSGNLPAVELYTMLVEGAMIGHTPKGMQIAQETLVNMTSRNFYLSPKMGSDLLLAAAGDETGGYTVANYIWDLMQARNIIPQFPAVEAYYKGLKKREIPSDDPRLLVVTRTYDDLLARRGPRRPSR, from the exons ATGAGGCTTCTCCAATCCATTACTG GTCAGTGTAGGCCGGTGCTGCTGCGAGCGCTGGGTCGGCGATACTTGGCTGCGGCGTCAACAGAAGAATACGCGAAGAGAAACTACGCGAGCAACGTGTCGGAGTACAATACGGTCTTGAATTCTCTGAATGCTCAGAGAAGGCATTTCTTACTGAGGGATGTGTATGATGATATGATGCTCGATGGGGTGCAGCCGGACCAGGACACCTTCAAATCCCTAATATTGGGCACCATGAAAGGCTCTAGCTTGCAGGACGCTTTCTACTTCGCTGATCAAATGAAAAACATGGGCTTGGCCCCTGAT gtTAATTCGTATAACATTTTGATCACATTGTGTGGGAAGTGCAAGCACTCTGACAAAGCTATTCAG attttgGAAGATATGAAGAAGTTTGACGTGAAACCGAAGGTGCAAACTTACATGTGTCTACTCAACGCATGTGCAGCTACTGGCCATTTAGATCGAGT GTATGCAATTGTCCGTGACATGACCGCTGCTGGTCTTGGATTAAACAAGTTCTGCTATGCAGCACTTATAACCGCACTTAGGAACAAGACACCCTTACCAGATGATTTTGGCACCAAA ATTATAGAGTTTGTTGAAAGGTCAAAAGAGTGGACATCGGTTGAAGAATCAAGTATGACTGCTGAAAATGTAATGATGGATATAACAGAAGAAGAGTTATATAATATGCCCACTGCTGAATATGCTCGTAGGCGTGGATTTTTGAATAGGCAACTAACCGTGTATCATGCTGCGCTTCATGCTTGTGCAGACCTCAGGAATGTAGAG GTGATGGAAGCTCTTTTGGGGATGCTAGAGAAAGATGGAAAAACTCCTGACCTCTTTATTGTGATGCAAAAGATGAG GTGCTATCTACAGTCTGGGGACATTGACCGTGGTCTTAAGACGTTTGACGACTATATGAAGTCAGGAAATCTTCCCGCAGTAGAATTATATACG ATGCTTGTGGAGGGAGCCATGATTGGGCATACACCCAAGGGAATGCAAATTGCCCAAGAAACGTTG GTAAATATGACTTCCCGGAACTTTTATTTGAGCCCAAAAATGGGGAGTGATCTTCTCCTTGCAGCTGCTGGTGATGAG ACTGGAGGTTATACTGTTGCCAACTATATATGGGACTTGATGCAAGCTCGTAATATAATTCCCCAATTTCCTGCTGTAGAAGCATATTACAAGGGCTTAAAA AAACGTGAGATTCCCAGCGACGATCCACGACTGTTAGTGGTTACGCGGACTTACGATGATCTTCTCGCGAGAAGGGGACCCAGACGACCTTCCAGATAA
- the LOC117621151 gene encoding pre-rRNA-processing protein ESF2, with the protein MDITRKSKKKKLVKEGGKDEKRGVCYLGRIPPRMDPSTLRQMLSQFGEIQRVYLTPQDPSAQVHNIRAGKFQRQNFSEGWVEFSDKRVAKRVANMLNGEQIGGRKRSSFYYDLWNIKYLSKFKWDDLTEEIAYKKATREQKLALEISAAKRERDFYLSKVDKSRALSCIEERLKKKQKVEEDPGLKQKAEEDPENKPDLPVSQPKREVIRRFRQKTPVADNAAEIRPRLSKDILAGVFGGS; encoded by the exons ATGGATATCACGAGAAAgagtaaaaagaagaaattggtGAAGGAAGGCGGGAAGGATGAGAAGCGTGGGGTTTGCTACTTGGGTCGGATTCCTCCTCGCATGGATCCTTCAACACTTCGTCAGATGCTCTCTCAGTTTGGAGAGATACAAAGGGTTTATCTTACACCTCAAGACCCTTCTGCTCAAGTACATAACATCCGAGCTGGTAAATTTCAAAGGCAAAACTTTTCAGAAGG GTGGGTTGAATTTTCTGACAAAAGGGTTGCTAAGAGAGTTGCTAATATGTTAAATGGTGAACAAATAg GTGGGAGGAAGAGGTCATCTTTCTACTATGATCTTTGGAATATCAAGTATTTAAGTAAATTCAAGTGGGATGATCTTACTGAAGAGATTG CTTACAAGAAAGCCACTCGGGAGCAAAAACTAGCTTTAGAAATATCTGCTGCTAAGAGGGAGCGGGATTTCTATCTCTCTAAAGTTGATAAGTCCCGTGCTTTGAGTTGCATAGAAGAAAGATTGAAAAAG AAGCAAAAGGTCGAAGAAGATCCAGGACTAAAGCAAAAGGCCGAAGAAGATCCAGAAAACAAGCCTGATCTCCCTGTTAGCCAGCCAAAACGGGAGGTAATTCGCCGGTTCCGACAGAAGACACCTGTTGCAGATAATGCTGCTGAAATCAGACCTCGGCTCTCGAAAGATATACTTGCAGGG GTATTTGGTGGTTCTTAG
- the LOC117621133 gene encoding E3 ubiquitin-protein ligase RGLG2-like — MGGRSSKEGSYRQNSSSRSTSSSWSYPQVQSPYVQSPYAQESQSYPPPQQAYPATSQPYYPPSQDYGGARATRPTLERKYSIISDSYKSLEEVTEALARAGLESSNLIVGIDFTKSNEWTGSKSFNRKSLHHIGNGQNPYEHAISIIGKTLAVFDEDNLIPCFGFGDASTHDQDVFSFYSDRYCNGFEEVLTRYREIVPHLRLAGPTSFAPVIEQAMTIVEESGGQYHVLLIIADGQVTRSVDTDRGKLSPQEQKTVDAIVAASKFPLSIVLVGVGDGPWDMMKEFDDNIPARAFDNFQFVNFTEIMSKNMPPSRKETEFALAALMEIPSQYKATIELNILGGRIGDSPQRVPLPPPPVLSASSFSSSKPSRSTSYSSPSFNSSKPSQSTSFEPSVPPYYGDSTSVGTAPPAPSSSYDNQVCPICLTNPKDMAFGCGHQTCCECGQDLQSCPICRSAIQTRIKLY; from the exons ATGGGTGGGAGAAGTTCAAAGGAGGGGAGTTATCGGCAGAATTCATCTTCTCGTTCTACTTCTTCATCATGGAGCTATCCTCAAGTTCAATCGCCATATGTTCAATCACCATATGCTCAAGAAAGTCAAAGCTATCCACCACCCCAGCAAGCCTATCCAGCAACATCACAGCCTTACTATCCCCCATCGCAGGATTATGGTGGTGCTCGGGCAACTCGTCCTACCTTGGAGAGGAAATATTCAATAATTTCTGATAGTTACAAATCCCTAGAGGAG GTGACTGAAGCTCTTGCACGTGCTGGTCTTGAGTCTTCCAATCTTATCGTCGGTATTGATTTCACAAAGAGCAATGAGTGGACAG GATCGAAGTCATTCAACAGAAAAAGCTTGCATCACATTGGGAATGGTCAAAATCCCTATGAGCATGCCATATCCATTATTGGAAAAACATTGGCTGTTTTTGACGAGGATAACCTCATTCCCTGTTTCGGCTTTGGAGACG CGTCAACCCATGATCAAGATGTCTTTAGTTTCTACTCTGATAGATATTGCAATGGATTTGAGGAAGTATTGACTCGCTACAGGGAAATTGTTCCTCATCTACGGCTTGCAG GGCCAACTTCATTTGCACCTGTGATTGAACAGGCCATGACTATTGTCGAGGAGAGTGGTGGCCAGTACCATGTCCTGTTGATAATTGCAGATGGCCAG GTAACTAGAAGTGTAGATACTGACCGTGGCAAGCTAAGTCCACAGGAGCAGAAGACAGTCGACGCCATTGTTGCAGCAAG CAAGTTCCCTCTATCAATTGTACTAGTTGGTGTTGGAGATGGGCCCTGGGACATGATGAAGGAATTTGATGACAATATTCCTGCTCGGGCATTTGATAATTTCCAA TTTGTGAATTTTACGGAAATTATGTCAAAGAACATGCCACCATCAAGAAAGGAGACCGAATTTGCTCTAGCAGCCTTGATGGAAATTCCTTCACAGTACAAAGCAACAATAGAGCTTAATATATTGGG TGGTAGGATCGGCGATTCTCCCCAGAGGGTTCCTCTCCCCCCACCACCTGTGTTATCAGCGTCATCTTTCAGCAGCTCAAAACCTTCCCGTTCTACGAGTTATAGTTCTCCATCTTTCAACAGCTCAAAACCTTCCCAATCTACCAGTTTTGAGCCAAGTGTTCCTCCTTATTATGGAGATAGCACTTCTGTTGGTACAGCTCCACCTGCTCCCAGTTCTAGCTATGATAATCAG GTTTGCCCCATTTGCCTTACAAATCCAAAAGACATGGCCTTTGGGTGTGGGCATCAG ACATGTTGCGAATGTGGACAGGACCTTCAATCGTGCCCAATATGCCGAAGCGCAATCCAGACGAGAATAAAACTCTATTAA
- the LOC117621158 gene encoding uncharacterized protein LOC117621158, producing the protein MTTSSSSAKLPAYQRLKHDDDQDGLELDDDFDYGRVRVLARSRSTSWCKFRFRKVHIRRRSFKLKVPSLKRLLFLRRKIRLISALRASCANVLQRFKEGQAHFGDLFAGNYLFLQVNPCSLKSLHKAALPSSYTLAIPTTNIA; encoded by the coding sequence ATGACAACCTCATCCTCCTCTGCCAAGCTCCCTGCATACCAAAGACTCAAGCATGATGATGATCAAGATGGGCTTGAActtgatgatgattttgattATGGAAGAGTGAGAGTGTTGGCGAGATCAAGGAGTACTAGTTGGTGCAAGTTCAGATTCAGAAAGGTTCATATTAGGAGGAGATCATTCAAGCTCAAAGTTCCAAGCTTGAAGAGGCTCTTGTTCTTGAGGAGGAAAATTAGGTTGATCTCTGCTCTCAGAGCATCATGTGCTAATGTGTTGCAGAGATTCAAGGAAGGGCAGGCCCACTTTGGTGATCTTTTTGCTGGCAACTACTTGTTCCTGCAAGTCAATCCCTGCTCGTTGAAGAGCCTTCACAAGGCTGCCTTGCCCTCAAGCTATACCCTCGCAATCCCAACAACAAATATTGCTTAA
- the LOC117621148 gene encoding proteasome subunit beta type-7-B, whose translation MSQAAIDVPKGGFSFDLCRRNDMLAKKGVQQPSYRKTGTTIVGLIFQDGVILGADTRATEGPIVCDKNCEKIHYMAPNIYCCGAGTAADTEAVTDMVSSQLQLHRYHTGRESRVVTALTLLKKHLFSYQGHVSAALVLGGVDVTGPHLHTIYPHGSTDTLPFATMGSGSLAAMAIFESKYKEGLTRDEGIKLVTEAICSGIFNDLGSGSNVDVCVITKGHKEYLRNHLSPTPRTYVSAKDYTFSKKTEVLLTKIIPLTEKVEVIEAGDAMEE comes from the exons atgtcTCAGGCGGCGATAGATGTTCCCAAGGGTGGATTTAGTTTTGATCTTTGTCGAAGAAACGACATGCTTGCGAAGAAGGGGGTTCAGCAACCATCTTATAGGAAGACGGGAACCACCATCGTCGGTTTGATTTTTCAG GATGGTGTCATTCTTGGAGCTGATACCAGGGCCACCGAAGGACCCATTGTTTGCGATAAGAATTGTGAAAAGATCCATTATATGGCCCCCAATATTTATTGCTGTGGAGCTGGAACTGCTGCTGATACGGAGGCTGTTACAG ACATGGTCAGCTCACAGCTGCAACTGCATCGGTACCATACTGGTCGTGAATCACGGGTTGTTACAGCCTTGACCTTGCTCAAGAAACACCTTTTTAG TTACCAAGGTCATGTGTCGGCTGCTTTGGTGCTTGGGGGTGTTGATGTCACTGGACCCCATCTACATact ATATATCCCCATGGATCAACTGACACACTGCCATTTGCTACAATGGGCTCTGGTTCTCTTGCTGCAATGGCCATATTTGAGTCTAAGTACAAAGAAGGCCTCACT AGGGATGAAGGCATAAAGCTCGTAACCGAAGCAATCTGCTCTGGCATTTTTAATGACTTGGGAAGTGGAAGCAACGTTGATGTTTGTGTAATAACTAAG GGACACAAGGAATACCTGAGGAACCACTTGTCGCCCACACCTCGTACTTATGTCAGTGCGAAAGACTATACATTCTCCAAGAAAACTG AGGTTCTCTTAACGAAGATCATTCCATTGACCGAGAAGGTGGAAGTGATAGAAGCAGGCGATGCAATGGAAGAGTGA
- the LOC117621138 gene encoding cytochrome P450 724B1: MGWPWLGETLDFLKPHYTYSVGTFLQQHCSRYGKVFKSHLFGSPTIVSCDLELNMFILQNEEKLFQASYPKAIHGILGKHSLLTISGELHRKLRSIAVSFIANSRSAPDFLHWVQKLSISMMDSWNGCKQVSFYKQAKAFTLSLMVKHLLSVKPEEPVASRILQDFETYMTGFVSLPVNIPGTAYAKAVKARVRLSSTVKEIMEERRKGNVNRNTEDFLDVILSKQSLNDEEIVSIVLDIMLGGYETTATLMSLIVYFLAHAPIAFRKLKEEHQSIRQNKKDGEFLNWEDYKKMDFSHYVIYEAMRCGNFVIPSGWKVLPIFSGAHLDQALHENPTEFDPWRWEDFKEMSKKVTVFGGGVRLCPGAELAKVVIAFFLHHLVLSYRWKTKPDESPLAYPFVQFRRGLQLEIEPADAAAD; encoded by the exons ATGGGGTGGCCTTGGCTTGGAGAGACCCTTGACTTCCTTAAGCCTCATTATACTTACTCTGTGGGAACCTTCTTGCAACAGCATTGCTCTAG ATATGGGAAGGTTTTTAAATCGCATCTATTTGGTTCACCAACCATAGTTTCATGTGACCTTGAGCTCAACATGTTTATTCTTCAGAATGAAGAGAAGCTATTCCAAGCCAGCTACCCCAAGGCCATCCATGGCATTCTTGGAAAGCATTCGTTACTCACCATATCCGGAGAGCTTCATAGAAAGCTTAGAAGCATTGCTGTCAGCTTCATTGCCAACTCTAGGTCGGCCCCCGATTTCCTTCACTGGGTTCAGAAGCTGTCAATCTCAATGATGGATTCATGGAATGGCTGCAAACAAGTATCCTTCTACAAACAAGCTAAAGCT TTTACACTGAGTCTTATGGTGAAGCACCTTCTAAGTGTTAAACCAGAGGAGCCAGTAGCCTCGAGGATATTGCAAGACTTCGAAACCTACATGACAGGCTTTGTTTCTCTACCAGTAAATATCCCTGGGACCGCTTATGCCAAGGCTGTGAAG GCTAGAGTAAGGCTGTCTTCCACTGTCAAAGAGATtatggaagaaagaagaaaagggaatGTTAATAGAAACACAGAGGACTTCTTGGATGTGATATTATCAAAACAGAGCCTAAACGATGAAGAAATAGTGAGCATTGTGTTGGACATAATGTTAGGAGGCTACGAGACAACCGCTACTCTTATGTCCTTGATTGTCTACTTTCTTGCCCATGCGCCTATTGCTTTCCGCAAGTTAAAG GAAGAACACCAGAGCAtaaggcaaaacaaaaaagatggGGAATTCTTGAACTGGGAAGATTACAAGAAAATGGATTTTTCCCACTAC GTCATATATGAAGCTATGAGATGTGGGAAT TTTGTCATACCATCAGGATGGAAGGTTCTTCCAATCTTTTCTGGGGCGCATTTGGATCAAGCTCTTCACGAAAATCCCACGGAGTTTGATCCTTGGAGATGG GAAGATTTCAAAGAAATGAGCAAAAAAGTGACAGTGTTTGGTGGTGGAGTGAGGCTCTGTCCGGGAGCAGAACTGGCTAAAGTAGTGATTGCATTCTTCCTTCATCATCTTGTCCTCAGTTATAG atggaaaacaaaaccagatGAGTCTCCACTTGCTTACCCTTTCGTGCAATTCCGGAGAGGCTTGCAATTAGAGATTGAGCCAGCTGATGCAGCAGCTGACTGA
- the LOC117621152 gene encoding ras-related protein RABB1b: MSYDYLFKYIIIGDTGVGKSCLLLQFTDKRFQPVHDLTIGVEFGARMVTIDGRPVKLQIWDTAGQESFRSITRSYYRGAAGALLVYDITRRETFNHLASWLEDARQHANPNMTIMLIGNKSDLAHRRAVSKEEGEQFAKENGLLFLEASARTAQNVEEAFIKTAAKILQNIQDGVFDVSNESSGIKVGYGRPQGPSGSNGAVAQRGGCCS; the protein is encoded by the exons ATGTCTTACGACTATCTCTTCAAGTACATCATCATCGGCGACACAG GGGTAGGAAAATCATGCTTGCTCTTGCAATTCACGGACAAGAGGTTCCAGCCTGTGCATGATCTCACCATTGGCGTCGAGTTCGGCGCCCGAATGGTCACCATCGACGGTCGTCCTGTCAAGCTCCAGATTTGGGACACC GCTGGGCAAGAATCTTTCAGATCCATCACTAGATCTTACTACAGAGGAGCAGCTGGAGCACTTCTGGTTTATGACATAACCAG GAGAGAGACTTTTAATCATCTCGCAAGCTGGCTGGAGGATGCCCGGCAGCATGCGAATCCCAACATGACAATCATGCTCATAGGGAACAAGTCTGACCTTGCTCATAGAAGGGCTGTCAGTAAAGAGGAAGGAGAGCAATTTGCAAAGGAGAATGGCCTTTTATTCTTGGAGGCATCTGCAAGAACGGCTCAAAACGTTGAGGAG GCCTTCATAAAGACTGCTGCAAAGATTCTTCAGAATATTCAGGACGGCGTGTTTGATGTGTCTAATGAG TCATCTGGCATCAAGGTTGGATATGGACGACCCCAAGGTCCATCAGGCTCGAATGGAGCTGTTGCTCAGAGAGGCGGATGTTGCAGCTGA
- the LOC117621147 gene encoding uncharacterized protein LOC117621147, producing MATNNSSKSQAMASISHKFTSNPQTSLSPQFKTKALPLPSSRILCTSSENNETKQSLSSAGKIKRLVLPQEGRTKLNTYPDRDFYAYPRFVTHVDDGFISTLTNLYRQKLRPNSEILDLMSSWVSHLPEEVEYKKVVGHGLNAQELAKNPKLDYFFVKDLNQDQKLELESSSFDAVLCTVSVQYLQQPEKVFAEVFRVLRPGGVFIVSFSNRLFYEKAIGAWRDGSAYSRTQLVVQYFQSVEGFTQAEIIKKLPDPNGGGGGAPQNKSPFSWVMGLLGLLSGSDPFYAVIAYKNFKPVYE from the exons ATGGCCACAAACAATTCATCCAAATCTCAAGCCATGGCATCCATTTCTCACAAATTTACAAGCAACCCACAGACCTCACTCTCTCCTCAGTTCAAGACCAAAGCTCTGCCGCTCCCATCATCGAGAATTTTATGCACTTCAAGTGAAAacaatgaaaccaagcaaTCTCTGTCCTCAGCAGGAAAAATCAAACGTCTTGTTCTTCCCCAAGAGGGCAGAACAAAACTCAACACTTACCCGGACAGAGATTTCTACGCTTATCCACGCTTTGTGACCCATGTTGATGATGGCTTCATTTCCACATTAACCAATCTCTACAGACAAAAGTTGAGGCCTAACTCAGAGATTCTTGATCTTATGAGTTCATGGGTCAGCCATTTACCAGAAGAGGTTGAGTACAAAAAAGTGGTTGGGCATGGGCTCAATGCACAAGAACTTGCCAAGAACCCAAAGCTGGACTATTTCTTTGTCAAGGATCTGAACCAGGATCAGAAGCTGGAGTTGGAGAGCTCCAGTTTTGATGCAGTTTTGTGCACAGTCAGTGTGCAGTATCTTCAACAGCCTGAGAAG GTGTTTGCAGAGGTGTTTAGGGTTCTAAGGCCAGGAGGGGTGTTTATTGTGAGCTTTAGCAATCGATTGTTCTATGAGAAAGCCATAGGCGCATGGAGAGATGGGAGTGCATACAGCAGAACACAATTGGTTGTGCAATACTTTCAATCTGTGGAAGGGTTCACGCAAGCTgaaataattaagaaattacCAGACCccaatggtggtggtggtggtgctcCACAAAATAAATCACCATTCAGTTGGGTCATGGGTTTGCTGGGATTGCTATCCGGGTCGGATCCCTTTTATGCAGTGATAGCTTACAAGAACTTCAAGCCTGTATATGAATGA